The genomic stretch GTATCAttagtgtatatatgtacaatctacataaaaatgaacttaatattgtttttatttattagctAAGTTTTAATAAGGTATATTTAAGGGGttactatttttctttttatattgtttagttaaataagtataatttGTAAGGTTTACTATTCAACGACTTCGAAATTAAGTATAATgcttaaatttaaattattatattttatttcatataaattcttatgaaaatgttaatataatattaatatatttttcatttttcagaAATGTGTTCaattttaagaattattGTTATGTTAGTGAAAAAACGGAATATGCCTTTTtatttgcaaaaatataGTAGGAATCTGGAGAATATGagacaaatatatatgaacaatgCTGTGTGTGGAAACTGTATATGCtgtaaatatgaattttaacgaaacaaattatttttatttatttatttattattattctattttattttgttaatattaattattttaatattttgttaaatatgtgcattcttaaaataatatttacgCATGTGGAATAATcatattatgttaatattattattatttatttttatttatttttattattttttttttttttttgctgtcgtttatgaattaaatactatgaaaacttatataatttataaagtagtatcctatttatttttgccaTAACTTATTTGTAGTTAATACGATTATttagtaataattaattatattaaagcATAATTATCAATAATAACATCAGAATTATGTGCATTCCATTGTAATATCAAATTCttgcgaaaaaaaaaatttactctTTTAGTAGGAAAATGgatgtataatttttatccaaaaaaaagtaacatAAACACGTTAAGACATCGTTGCTAATGAGGGAAATAGGAAAATTAATAAGtttataaacaaattaatttttgtacaCTATTTTTTAGTTGTAAAGTGTccaaaaaaaagcatttattattataaaattttaatttttaaatagaaaaaaaaaaaaattaatgtcgtttataaattattcatattatgtAGATGAAAATATCctgaatttatttataacaaaaCATTATGTGCTGCAAAATATCActaattacattatatatttttattttaaataattgtgAATAAagcatataattatatttggaATTATCAGTTTATTCTATAGAATATGCCTTAACAGAAGGCTATAATTTTATGGTAACCGGAATAGCTTATAAGTGTATATGctattcataaaatttgtatattgaatatattattttcaaactTTTTATGTGTGACATTGTTTGTATATaacttattattataaaattgcttaggaaatttataaaaattgctatatgatattacatattcatataaaagaggaataatcataatttgtacatttatattctGATGCTTATTGTTAATAACAGtaagttatataaaattatgaactaCTGCTATTAATTAGTAAATGGTTAACTAAAATCGTATTAATGTACGAATAAAATGCAATATCAGGTATATAAACTGTAAAGGAAAATGATGcatgtaaataataagaagCTACATTATAATGCATAATAAGAAACATTTGTTGAAACaagataattttattattatcgaaatatattctttaatgTGTTTGCAtcttacatataaatgtcATAGAACAAAGCAAAAGGAGTCATTATCCTGGAAAAATCTATTAATAgatattttaataacatatattttaatatgataaaaatttattataatgttaGCTCATCCAACATTTTAAACAGTATAATTaggaaaaaaacatatttcattaatGAAATCAGTATAAGTGTGAAGactgttttatatattaaataggTTTATCATTGTCTTTAATCATTATGCTTTGATATTATTCACTATATAGCTTATGTAAGACTAAATATAGTTAactcataaaaaattagacatatcattaaaattaaattattatatcaaATTCTAAGTTATAAGAACTCATAAATTACAGTTTTTATggaatatgtaaaaaaaaaaatggctTAATTGGATTGatgtaataatttacaaaagtttcataaaaatatatatttcttgaATTCATTATTCTTTATGCTTAAATTACTTTTTGGATAAGTTATTCGTATAAATTTCTATGTTTCatacatgtatttttaattttgtgcGGTATATTACACACTTTgttaaatatagaaaaaactCCTTTTAACATTATTAGCAATTAAGtattgataatatataaactaaataaaaataattatccacaaataaacaataatatattgcgcataatgaaatatagaatataaagtagaattaattattattcaaataagTTATACGAACTGTAACAATCTAACAAAGTCTATAACGTGATAATTAGTTAATGGATAAAACAAAGCATGAGTAGATTTTCGACACTTCCACAAAATTTCTCTAAAagtatgaaaaattatgGCTACTATTGAATTTAATTTGCTTCTCaattagttttttttcttttttttccatataaaaatataattattaaatagaaCTGAGTAATTTCCAATTTTGTTGCTATATTTCAAAGGGTTAATGTATTTAAACATATCAACAGATAAGGTTAGcgtaataattaaataatatgtttaacTTGCATGTGGTATACCATTCATAGGATGACTTACTATGAAGTTGCacagtttatttttatttattaattcaggtaaaatttaatttaatgtttaattatcatgcatataataaagtatattaaaTTCAATTTTAACATTACAAAATGGAAGATAAATggatataaagaaataactttatgaaaaattgtacagttactgttttattattacatgattaattttatttatatctaattttttttatgctacgatagaatttatattcaaaaagaATTATCTGTTAAGCATAAGAacttttaaaagaaaaataatttttacaataatacGTATTTATTACTCTAactacataattttttatttaaatactttattgatatttgatattttctttctcattttacatatttgttCTAATATGAAAGGGTGAAATACATTTTCTTTAAGAATACACAATACCATAATTGCacaattttaataagaataaaatggGAAATATGATaccaagaaaaaaaaaaaaaatatatatatatttaagatcGAGTAACctcatttatacataaatgttaCATATTATGAGtctcataaaaaaaaaaagagaactTGGTGATATTAcgatttaacaaaataaaaagttactACTGATGTAGTGTAATATGaatggtaaaaatatatatatatataaattatgagtatgcatacatattGAATATGAAATAGAACTTTcatttacaatataaaagtaatgcGATGTTGTATTCATTTACTAgagaatgaaaataaatcaCTAGAAAGAATTACAGTTCGtgcttaaaaatatatctgttaaataaaaaacgtAGTTAAactaatttttctatttaatttGAACAACTTAATATGtagtttgtttttttttataaaaaaagttattccAATTAGTAAAGCCCTTGTATACATGTTCACAAAATGTTCTTTCATTATCCAAATTATTGTAAAActtaataatatgttatatatctttaaaactTTACAAATATGATGAAATACTAATTAAAACAAGAACAAAAATACAATGAATTACAAACAAGAAAGAACTCATTAATCTATATCTTTCGAATATGAAGCCGCAAACCATCAGTGATTTTTCTGCATGTACagatgtaaaaaataataaaaaaagcttATAGTTTAAAGATGCACACTTTATAACatttacaataatattaattataaaaataatcacaaaaaatttaagtaacCCATTTatataagcaaaaatatgaatactattaaaatattttttgggATAAAAAGTTGAAAAGAATGTAATTCAGAcattacatacataataggagttaatatatatccttaattatataaaattttatttatattaaactaATTACCTTAATTTAAAgattttctataattttgtGGTATAATGATATTGAGCAAATAGAAACTCTTGAATATGTACTTCACTTCTTACTATTACTTCAAACCATTaagtttaaaatatttataggtAACATAAgctatacaaaaaataaatactagaattgataaaaaaataccatAAGTATTCTGCATCATCATAAACGTAAATATCATAGCAATAGATACCAAAATTGGCTTTATAACAGgaagtattattttaaaaagagatACTGTAGATTTATGTGAAATTTTATGTAAGCTATCATATTTAGTATTCAATAATTTTGCTACTTTATTTTCGTAATTTTTATCGAATTTCTTTAAACGATAACTTATCGATGATGTTTTTTTTGGTTctatttgttcataatttttcatagGAATACGTTTCTCATTTAATTTTCCACTTCCTGTTTTATGATGAATATTATCAATACTACTatcataatataatgaatcTTGAGATGTTTCCTCTGTGTCATCATATGTAGATAGATCACTTAGGCTTTCTAAATCACTATCAAATGTCATTGAATCGTAATGCGATTTTTTGGAATTATCTCTATATTTTAATGAGTTTGATGGTTTTTGAAAACTGTTATTATACactccttttttataattttcttgtaaaccgaaattttgtattaatgcatttaatttattagcAAAATGATCATCGTCTTCATCCAGTAAATGCATTGCTTTTTCTTTCAAGGTTAAGTATTTCTGTTGAAAATTTACATCAGTTTCACCAATCAATATCCTGCTTACTCTTGCATTTGGTGCATTATTTAGGTTGGTTTTCTTATGGCATGTTTTTCCAGAGTTATTTGACTAAAAATTAgggtaaatataaaattttttaaattatgtatttatttcgatattaataaaatactagttttttataatgaaaatgtaaGATTACAAAAGTATAAGAATtattgaatataaaaaaattatcctACTTCATAGGAATTCTGGCATATCCATActaaaatagtaaatatgaaaatgttAGGAAAAGATAAGTATATAGTAGTTTGTACCATGGtgttgtatttatttttaaataatgagcTTTTCTGATAACAGAATTTTTAGCAATCCACCTTTTTCTTtactaataaaaagaagatttttctgtattgtttatttattgttttatgttacttaaaaattttaaaattctttacttttatatataatttaaaaatataattataacatatatattaataatcgTAACTAAGagaatgaattaaataaaaatatttttaggaAATTTTCCACatagtaattttattaaaataaaatataaataataatagatcTTAGAAAAGttgttatttatgtattcaGTGGAACAAATattctataaataaattacttATAAGGAATcctatttaatatatatttatttcctactcttaaaattttttttttttgttattttggttaacaaaatgaatgaaaCGTAATGAAAttacaataaattataattatgtataatttaaattgtgaaaagaaataatttcaaaTTCGTACGTAACAATATAACgaatgataattttaaagtTCCATAAGATCTTTTTACGTACAgaaatgtttaaaataaattgcaatatgtataataattataacaacattaatattatacaatagatataataaactagaatttaattaaaacacTAGTAAAATAAACACATTATTAGCACTAATAAATATCAAGCTATAATccataatgtatatttacgacaaatatatagaattttaagattattatatattttttttgatatgtaatataaatgaatgatatattctatttaaataatttaaaacacTAATTTACAAGTACGGTGATGATATAATATGTacctttaatttttaattaaaaatttattaaatacaacataaaaaaaaattgtaaaaataaaattttcaaaattcaTGAGTTTTCTTCGAAAATTATTGCtattaaaaatggaaaatataattaaaaaaaaaaaaaaaattaataaaaaatataaagtataaaatgtaaaatttatttaaaaatgttataaagtataatttttacaaaggTAATTTACATGTTAATGatacttttaattattattatgtattcaacgatgaataataattagaaaatacttataataaggtaaaaaataactcatccaatataaaaatagattGATTAAATCacgtttaaaaaataaagtgttAATGCATGTAAAAAAGGattagtaaaaattttacacatttttactttataatatcaaattattattaattttttttttcaaattttatttatatttacatatataatgtacgtatatttcttgaaaaaatataaatatatcttctttttattaaatatttttgctgTGCTATGAATTGATAATGCATAAGTTAAAttctgttattattatacatgtagcttttttataataatttattcattactatatttaatttttttttttatttatgaatacatatatatatcttcgTTGGTAAAAgaagttttttttaaatggaaatgattaattgtatattaattgatatatgaaaaactttttttttatattaccttattatttatattaattaattatataataaatgttaaaataatttttatgtacatttatatgaaaatttttttaataaaatgtaacgaagtatatgtaaatatctATTGGAAATATCATGTAAAAGTGAAACTAAGTAATAAGTTCCTTgataatattactatttaaaaatgtatgaatttttatgaacatacAAGTGACAagtttgtttttatatatgaataaaaatgttttatattatttaaaaatgataaaattaattactaTGTAAAAGTAGTACTGGAGTTTCCTAGCGAAAAAgttgttaaatatttaaatctatatatatagctCTTTATTATGTTCATTATTAGTTTATTGTCTATTCCTTTAGTTTGAAAGAACAAACCATAACGAAAGTTGTCATTTTATAGAATCTCTTATGAatcatataatacatttgtTGATGTGGGTAAAACATCGTGTAAGTTCCCCTATTCGTAAATtttgtacataaaatatgaattactACGATAtattacaagaaaaaaattatttaacataatGCATAATTTCATTCGtcatacatttattaataaaaaaactagcaaaaaattagtaataattCAAAGGAACCTTTCAATTTGGTAAAAGTTTAGTTGAATTGAtctgttaatatataaatatatatatatataagaataatattaatacttAATATTGCTACGAATAAGATGTTTAGATAAAGgtatgaacaaaaaatttttttttgaaatatttttaaagaaattaatacataatgaaattataataagaaGGCATATATAATACCAATAGTATGTTACTTAATGACCAATGTtagtattttcatttatgatcacttatattaattataatatatagataatataaatagttttcattttaaatgaGCGGGTATTGTTCATTAGaagtatataatacataaaatgaaaCTGCTAATTAGTATGATTGTAATCAGaatgtaaaatatgaattaaaaaaattaaaaaagtattgcTTTTTACGGATTAAACAATTATGACAAATAAATTAagggaataataatattgttctttatatttcaatGGTTAATGCAATGTATTAATTTGTTCTAAATTGAAGTAATTAATgattttaatgaatttacTTATATGTTTTGTCTAATTATATacgtaataaaaatgtacatctatatataaagtaaattaagtatatttttcttttttccgcataattatattataaacaaaaaaacaaaatataaaataaaaggaaaaaaaataattttttctgtaacttcaaaaataatttattcgaaggcgaaaaataaaacaagaaaatttaatatatctatGCTTTACATTCTAAATCTTAGATTTGTTTACACCCTTAATATTCTATTAccgaaaaataataacatattttaaatgaattaaaactcaattattttcttatcaACTTGTACGATCGATTAAGAtgttatatgcatattaatGCCATAACTCTTTTTTCGAATGTCTTTTAGAATTAATTTAACAACAATTTACACGTTCTCCGAATACtccaaaatatttttatctttcttttttgttaacAGCATACCCTATATATGGAACATATTGAAGGGATATAAAGACAtatctatttcttttttttgttctgtataatttttacaagtTTAATGTTCCTAAAATAGGGAATGTAATGTActattattaaatgttttatatatgtgaataatacttttattttttaaatatgtattattccattgttctttattaatataagaattataatgaaatcgttaaattatatattaaattaataaaaaaaacattaatctTCATATTgtgttatatacatattataaaaagtgaTATTCaacattacatataaatatatatcttaatatGAAAGGAAAGTAAATTAACACAAAGagtagtaataattttttaatgtttccATAGTGAATAAGAACTGTcgttatattaaatatctGAAAAAGTAATTTCCTCTGAAGGTAAAACaca from Plasmodium malariae genome assembly, contig: PmUG01_00_27, whole genome shotgun sequence encodes the following:
- the PmUG01_00052400 gene encoding Plasmodium exported protein, unknown function, with the protein product MVQTTIYLSFPNIFIFTILVWICQNSYESNNSGKTCHKKTNLNNAPNARVSRILIGETDVNFQQKYLTLKEKAMHLLDEDDDHFANKLNALIQNFGLQENYKKGVYNNSFQKPSNSLKYRDNSKKSHYDSMTFDSDLESLSDLSTYDDTEETSQDSLYYDSSIDNIHHKTGSGKLNEKRIPMKNYEQIEPKKTSSISYRLKKFDKNYENKVAKLLNTKYDSLHKISHKSTVSLFKIILPVIKPILVSIAMIFTFMMMQNTYGIFLSILVFIFCIAYVTYKYFKLNGLK